A genomic stretch from Budorcas taxicolor isolate Tak-1 chromosome 15, Takin1.1, whole genome shotgun sequence includes:
- the LOC128060334 gene encoding LOW QUALITY PROTEIN: ribosomal biogenesis protein LAS1L-like (The sequence of the model RefSeq protein was modified relative to this genomic sequence to represent the inferred CDS: substituted 1 base at 1 genomic stop codon), with protein MEADHEMEADLQCGGTRPELDVEPVEPDVEPDVRSESEIEPGLGPRGMDLVWSAWCGKCVKEKGSSPLWAQRIVVAWLSRAEWDQVMVYLFSDDYKLQWXALNRITVWRSRLGNELPLAVASTADLVRCKLMDVTGGLGTDELRLLYGMALVRFVNLISERKTKFAKLPLKFLAQEVNIPDWIVELRHELTHKKMPHINDCRRGCYFVLDWLQNTYWCRQMDNSLRETWELEEEREETDEADQEEDKKIVVDDITEQNPEPKDEEKGVELNVKADGDHEGNKDSKEVDPLLQKALRHKQLYERARELLVSYEEEQFKVLEKYRHLPQAIKAWNNLSPPVECILAELKGITFGNREAVLDASLDDGFLIPTFEQLAALQIEYEDGQTEVQRGEGTDPKSHKNVDLDDILVPKPFSQFWQPLLRGLHSQTFTQALLERMLSELPALGNTGIRPTYILRWTTELIVANTKTGRNARQFSASQWEVRKNWRLFNCSASLDWPQVVESCLGSPCWASPQLLQLIFKAMGQFLPEEEQEKLLRICSIYTQSGENLVQEGSEASPIGKSPYTVDNLYLILKPAGSSSGPEGETQQQEEQGNLNDVKEDEKENKEAVEDQVEENEEEEEENYHQKWEEEEEDDGDDDNDDDDEDEEDRMEVGPFSTEEESPTAENARLLAQKRGALQDSAWQVSSEDVRWDTFPLGQMPGQTEDPAELMLENYDTMYLLDQPVLEQRLEPPACKIGTLGLSCSSGSNESGNLDQLLWSQDELHMLKTGVQLF; from the coding sequence ATGGAGGCTGATCATGAGATGGAGGCTGATCTTCAGTGCGGCGGCACAAGGCCTGAGCTCGATGTTGAGCCGGTTGAACCCGATGTTGAGCCCGATGTCCGGTCGGAATCCGAGATTGAGCCAGGTCTGGGTCCCCGGGGAATGGATCTTGTGTGGAGTGCGTGGTGCGGGAAGTGCGTCAAAGAGAAAGGGTCGTCGCCACTCTGGGCCCAGCGCATCGTGGTCGCCTGGCTCAGCAGGGCCGAGTGGGATCAGGTGATGGTGTATCTGTTCAGTGACGACTATAAATTGCAGTGGTAAGCGCTGAACCGCATCACGGTGTGGAGGAGCAGGTTAGGCAACGAACTCCCCCTGGCAGTGGCTTCTACTGCTGACCTGGTACGCTGTAAGCTCATGGATGTAACTGGTGGCTTGGGCACTGATGAACTTAGACTGCTCTATGGCATGGCATTGGTCAGGTTTGTGAACCTTATCTCGGAGAGGAAGACAAAGTTTGCCAAGCTCCCTCTCAAATTCCTGGCTCAGGAGGTGAACATTCCGGATTGGATTGTTGAACTTCGCCATGAGTTAACCCACAAGAAAATGCCCCATATAAATGACTGCCGTAGGGGCTGTTATTTTGTCCTGGATTGGCTCCAGAACACCTATTGGTGCCGCCAAATGGATAACAGCCTAAGAGAGACCTGGGAgttggaggaggagagggaagagacagaTGAAGCAGACCAGGAGGAAGATAAGAAAATTGTTGTTGATGACATCACAGAACAGAATCCAGAGCCTAAGGATGAGGAGAAAGGTGTAGAGCTGAATGTCAAGGCTGACGGAGACCACGAAGGCAACAAAGACAGCAAAGAGGTTGATCCGCTTTTACAAAAGGCTCTGAGACATAAACAGTTGTATGAAAGAGCCCGAGAACTGCTGGTATCCTATGAAGAGGAGCAGTTTAAGGTGCTGGAGAAATATAGGCATTTACCTCAGGCCATTAAAGCGTGGAATAACCTGTCCCCACCTGTAGAGTGCATCCTGGCAGAGCTCAAGGGCATTACATTCGGGAACAGGGAGGCTGTGCTAGATGCTTCTCTGGATGACGGCTTTCTCATCCCTACGTTTGAACAGTTGGCAGCTTTGCAGATAGAGTATGAAGATGGGcagactgaggtccagagaggggaaGGTACTGacccaaagtcacacaaaaaCGTGGACTTGGATGACATCCTGGTGCCAAAGCCGTTCTCTCAATTCTGGCAGCCCCTGCTTAGGGGCCTGCACTCCCAGACCTTCACGCAGGCCCTGTTGGAAAGGATGCTTTCTGAGCTGCCAGCCTTGGGGAACACTGGGATCCGGCCCACCTACATCCTCAGATGGACCACTGAACTGATTGTGGCTAACACCAAGACTGGACGGAACGCCCGCCAGTTTTCTGCCAGCCAGTGGGAAGTGAGAAAGAACTGGAGGCTCTTCAACTGCTCTGCCTCCCTTGACTGGCCCCAGGTGGTTGAGTCCTGTTTGGGCTCACCTTGCTGGGCCAGCCCCCAACTCCTTCAGCTCATCTTCAAAGCCATGGGGCAGTTCCTGCCAGAAGAGGAGCAGGAGAAGCTGCTACGCATCTGTTCCATTTATACCCAGAGTGGAGAAAATCTGGTGCAGGAGGGTTCAGAGGCTTCCCCCATTGGGAAGTCTCCATACACAGTGGACAACCTGTATTTGATCCTCAAACCAGCAGGCTCAAGCTCTGGGCCTGAAGGAGAAACCCAGCAACAGGAGGAGCAGGGCAACCTGAATGATGTCAAGGAAGATGAGAAGGAGAACAAAGAAGCCGTGGAAGATCAGGTAGAAGAgaatgaagaagaggaagaggaaaattaTCACCAGAagtgggaagaagaggaggaagatgatGGTGACGATGACAACGATGACGATGATGAAGATGAGGAAGACAGGATGGAGGTGGGACCTTTCTCTACAGAGGAAGAGTCCCCCACTGCTGAGAATGCCAGGCTCCTAGCCCAGAAAAGAGGAGCTTTGCAGGACTCTGCATGGCAAGTTAGCTCAGAAGATGTGCGATGGGACACTTTCCCCTTAGGTCAAATGCCAGGTCAGACTGAGGACCCAGCAGAGCTTATGCTGGAGAATTACGACACCATGTATCTTTTGGACCAGCCTGTGTTAGAGCAGCGGCTGGAACCCCCAGCATGCAAGATTGGCACCCTAGgcctgagctgcagcagtggcAGCAATGAAAGTGGCAACTTGGACCAACTTCTCTGGAGCCAGGACGAGCTTCATATGCTCAAAACTGGCGTACAGCTCTTCTGA